One segment of Chionomys nivalis chromosome 3, mChiNiv1.1, whole genome shotgun sequence DNA contains the following:
- the Tmem120b gene encoding transmembrane protein 120B: MSGQLERCEREWHELEGEFQELQETHRIYKQKLEELTALQTLCSTSINKQKRHLRDLKHTLQRCKRHSSQEEAELIQQIGANIKERQNVFFDMEAYLPKKNGLYLNLVLGNVNVTLLSNQAKFAYKDEYEKFKLYLTIILLLGAVACRFVLHYRVTDEIFNFLLVWYYCTLTIRESVLISNGSRIKGWWVSHHYVSTFLSGVMLTWPNGLIYQKFRNQFLAFSIFQSCVQFLQYYYQRGCLYRLRALGERNHLDLTVEGFQSWMWRGLTFLLPFLFCGHFWQLYNAITLFELSSHEECKEWQVFVLALTFLILFLGNFLTTLKVVHAKLQKNRNKTKQP, translated from the exons GAGACGCACAGGATCTACAAGCAGAAACTGGAAGAGCTGACAGCGCTACAGACTCTGTGCAGCACTTCCATCAACAAGCAGAAGCGGCACCTCAGGGACCTGAAGCACACGCTCCAGAG GTGCAAGCGCCATTCCAGTCAAGAGGAGGCAGAGCTCATTCAGCAGATAGGCGCCAACATTAAGGAACGACAGAATGTCTTCTTCGACATGGAGGCCTACCTACCGAAGAAGAATGG GCTCTACCTGAATCTGGTCCTTGGCAATGTCAACGTGACTCTCCTCAGCAACCAGGCCAA GTTTGCATACAAGGACGAGTATGAGAAGTTCAAGCTCTACCTGACCATAATCCTGCTTCTGGGTGCTGTGGCCTGCCGCTTTGTCCTTCACTACAG GGTGACAGATGAAATCTTCAACTTCCTGCTCGTGTGGTATTACTGCACTTTGACCATTCGGGAGAGCGTTCTCATCAGCAACGGCTCCAG AATCAAAGGCTGGTGGGTGTCTCACCATTACGTCTCCACGTTCCTGTCTGGAGTGATGCTGACTTG GCCTAATGGACTAATTTATCAGAAGTTTCGAAATCAGTTTTTAGCGTTCTCCATTTTTCAGA GCTGTGTTCAGTTCCTGCAGTACTATTACCAGAGAGGCTGTCTCTACAGACTGCGAGCCCTGGGCGAGAGGAACCACCTGGACCTCACGGTGG AAGGGTTCCAGTCTTGGATGTGGCGGGGCCTCACCTTcctcctgcctttccttttctgtggCCAT tTCTGGCAGCTCTACAATGCCATCACGCTGTTTGAACTCTCCAGCCACGAGGAATGCAAAGAATGGCAG GTATTTGTGCTGGCACTcaccttcctcatcctcttccttgGCAATTTCCTGACCACACTTAAAGTTGTGCACGCCAAACTCCAGAAgaacaggaacaagacaaagcagcCATGA
- the Rhof gene encoding rho-related GTP-binding protein RhoF: protein MDAPGAPVPAAAPSSARKELKIVIVGDGGCGKTSLLMVYCQGSFPEHYAPSVFEKYTASVTVGNKEVTLNLYDTAGQEDYDRLRPLSYQNTHLVLICYDVMNPTSYDNVLIKWFPEVTHFCRGTPVVLIGCKTDLRKDKEQLRKLRAAQLEPITYTQGLSACEQMRAALYLECSAKFRENVEDVFREAAKVALSALKKAQRQKKRRICLLL from the exons ATGGACGCGCCAGGTGCCCCGGTCCCAGCCGCTGCCCCCAGCTCCGCAAGGAAGGAGCTGAAGATAGTGATCGTGGGTGACGGTGGCTGCGGCAAGACATCGCTGCTTATGGTGTATTGCCAAGGCTCCTTTCCCGAG CACTATGCCCCGTCGGTGTTTGAGAAGTACACGGCTAGTGTGACTGTGGGCAACAAGGAGGTGACCCTGAACCTCTACGACACAGCTG GGCAGGAAGACTATGATCGGCTGCGGCCCCTGTCCTACCAGAACACACACCTCGTTCTCATCTGCTATGACGTCATGAACCCCACCAGCTATGACAATGTCCTCATCAAG TGGTTCCCTGAAGTAACACATTTCTGCCGAGGGACCCCGGTGGTTCTCATCGGCTGCAAGACAGACCTGAGGAAGGACAAGGAGCAGCTGCGGAAGCTCCGGGCAGCCCAGCTGGAGCCCATCACCTACACACAG GGCTTGAGTGCCTGCGAACAGATGAGAGCTGCGCTCTACCTGGAATGTTCCGCCAAGTTTCGGGAGAATGTGGAAGATGTCTTCAGGGAAGCTGCCAAGGTGGCCCTCAGTGCCCTGAAGAAAGCACAAAGGCAGAAAAAGCGCAggatctgcctgctgctgtga